In Oryza brachyantha chromosome 2, ObraRS2, whole genome shotgun sequence, a single window of DNA contains:
- the LOC102712888 gene encoding glutathione reductase, cytosolic: MARKMLKDDEVAVADGGSYDYDLFVIGAGSGGVRGSRTSASFGAKVAICELPFHPISSDWQGGHGGTCVIRGCVPKKILVYGASFWGEFEDSKNFGWEINGDINFNWKKLLENKTQEIVRLNGVYQRILGNSGVTMIEGAGSLVDAHTVEVTKPDGSKQRYTAKHILIATGSRAQRVSIPGKELAITSDEALSLEELPKRAVILGGGYIAVEFASIWKGMGAEVDLFYRKELPLRGFDDEMRAVVASNLAGRGIRLHPGTNLSELSKTADGIKVVTDKGEEIIADVVLFATGRTPNSQRLNLEAAGVEVDKIGAIKVDEYSRTSVPSIWAVGDVTNRINLTPVALMEATCFSKTVFGGQPTKPDYRDVPCAVFSIPPLSVVGLSEQQALEEAKSDVLVYTSSFNPMKNSISKRQEKTIMKLVVDSETDRVLGASMCGPDAPEIIQGMAVALKCGATKAAFDSTVGIHPSAAEEFVTMRTLTRRVSPASKPKTSL, encoded by the exons ATGGCGAGGAAGATGCTCAAGGACGATGAGgtggccgtcgccgacggcggGAGCTACGACTACGACCTATTCGTGATCGGcgccgggagcggcggcgtccgcggcTCTCGCACCTCCGCGTCTTTCGGAGCTAAG GTTGCGATTTGCGAGCTCCCGTTCCACCCTATCAGCTCCGACTGGCAAGGAGGGCACGGCGGGAC GTGTGTGATACGTGGTTGTGTTCCTAAAAAGATACTGGTGTATGGTGCATCTTTCTGGGGAGAATTTGAG GATTCGAAGAATTTTGGGTGGGAAATCAATGGGGACATTAACTTCAACTGGAAAAAACTGCTCGAAAATAAG ACTCAAGAAATTGTTAGACTAAATGGAGTCTACCAGAGGATCCTTGGCAATTCTGGTGTGACAATGATCGAAGGGGCTGGCAGTTTGGTTGATGCTCATACGGTTGAAGTCACAAAGCCAGATGGTTCAAAGCAAAGATATACAGCAAAGCACATATTGATAGCAACTGGTAGCCGAGCTCAACGTGTCAGCATTCCTGGAAAG GAGTTAGCTATTACTTCAGATGAGGCATTAAGTTTGGAGGAGTTACCAAAGCGTGCTGTGATCCTTGGTGGCGG GTATATTGCTGTTGAATTTGCTTCTATATGGAAAGGGATGGGTGCAGAAGTAGACTTGTTTTATCGAAAAGAACTTCCTTTAag AGGTTTTGATGACGAGATGAGGGCGGTTGTTGCAAGTAACCTTGCGGGAAGGGGAATAAGATTACATCCGGGAACAAATCTCTCTGAG TTGAGTAAAACAGCTGATGGCATTAAAGTTGTGACTGATAAAGGAGAAGAAATCATTGCAGACGTTGTTTTGTTTGCTACAG GTCGCACACCAAACTCCCAGAGGTTAAACCTGGAAGCTGCTGGTGTTGAGGTTGATAAAATTGGAGCTATCAAG GTTGATGAATATTCTCGTACATCAGTTCCAAGTATATGGGCCGTGGGTGATGTAACAAACCGTATAAATCTAACACCTGTTGCGCTGATGGAGGCTACCTGCTTCTCT AAAACTGTATTTGGTGGTCAGCCAACTAAGCCTGATTACAGAGACGTACCTTGTGCTGTTTTCTC CATCCCACCACTATCAGTAGTGGGCCTAAGTGAACAACAGGCTTTGGAGGAAGCAAAGAGTGATGTTCTAGTTTACACTTCTAGCTTCAACCCAATGAAGAACAGCATATCCAA gcGGCAGGAGAAGACTATCATGAAATTGGTGGTTGATTCAGAGACCGATAGAGTACTTGGTGCATCCATGTGTGGACCAGATGCGCCAGAGATTATCCAG GGTATGGCTGTCGCGCTGAAGTGTGGAGCCACCAAGGCAGCCTTTGACAGCACT GTTGGGATTCACCCGTCTGCCGCTGAAGAGTTCGTGACGATGCGGACCTTGACCAGGCGCGTGAGCCCGGCATCCAAGCCAAAGACAAGTTTGTAG